ATTAGGATTACATGATATTACACTTGTAGGTCATTCAACAGGAGGTGCCATGGCCGCAAGATATATGAGCAGGCACAAAGGCCATGGAGTATCAAAGCTTGTTCTCATTGCCGCTGCAGCTCCAAGTCTTATAAAGCGCCCTAATTTTCCTTACGGATTAGATAAAGAAACGGTTCTACAATTGATTGAAGGAACAAATACAGACCGCCCTAAAATGCTTAAAGGTTTTGGAGATATATTCTTCTATAAGCATATATCTGAAGCCTTTTCAGATTGGTTTTTTCAATTAGGCTTACAGGCAGCTGGATGGTCAACCTCTGCAATTGCAAATACCTGGTTAAATGAAGTGCTTTTTTCCGATTTAGAAGCTATAAGTGTTCCAACAATAATTGCTCATGGAATTCATGATAAAGTTGTTCCCTTTGAATTAGGCGAAATACAAAACAAACTCATTAAAAATTCAAGGCTAATACCATTTAAATATAGTGGTCATGCAGTTTTCTATGATCAGAAGGATAAATTTAATGAAGAGCTAGCAAAATTTGTTGAAGAATAATACAGTTTGAGTTTATTTAATAATAATACCGTAAACTCATATCAAAATGAGTTTACGGTATTATTATTTTCAAATTCTAACAATGAAATCATATTTATATTATTTTTTCTTCCCATATTTCAAGATTAGAATAATCATTACTCCTGCCGCAAATAAGGAAAGTGTATTTGTAATAAGAAATGCTCCTCCCGAACCGTGAGACACAAGGTTTATAGCATATGTTTCCATGAGCAAAATACCTGTAAACATCATTATATAAGTTTTTAAATTTATATCTTTAGCAGATTTAGTCCTAATAATCTGGACTATTTGTGGAATTTGGCCAAATGCCAAAATTATGCCGCCTATAAGCTGCAAAAAATCAAAAATCATTGAAATACCTCACTTTCTCTTTTCATCACTGCTAAATGCAGAGTTTACTCTACTCCTCTTATTGCTTCGATAATACTGGATGTAAACAGCTTTCTTGAGGGCAGGATAGAAGCTATGAGTGTAATAAGTATGGTTGCGATAAAAATTATTGCTGCTTCTAAAGCGGGGAAACTCCAAGTCATTCCTGTCTGGAAGGAGCCTCTTCCCTTAATATAAATTACATAGGTCAGCAGCACCCCAAGTATTAGTCCTGATAAGCTGGCTGCAATTCCATAAAATATACCTTCATACTTTATCATGGTTTTAACCTCATCGCTTCCAAAGCCTAAGGCTCTCATCATTCCAATTTCTTTATTTCTCAGCATAACATTCATGTACATTATATTTACTAGGTTAACTATGCTTACTACTGCTATGATAAATATAAAGCTGTAAAGTATCATGGATTGCTTCATATTATTTTCTTTAACTGCTTTAAGCTCTTCCTTAAAGGATTTAATAGTTAAATCTCTGGAAAGCTTCATGGTATCTCTTATTTCTTTTTCTACTTGTTCATTGTTAGCAGTCTTGCTTAAAGTAATAGCAGCCTGCTGATAATTTTCAAGCTTCAGATAGTTTTTTATTGCCTCCTCGCTTACTATAAACATTACACTAGTGGTAGCATCTAATTGCTTTACCGCATCCTCTTTAACTACAGCCCCTACTTCGAATACTTCCTTTGAGTCTCTAACGGAATTTCCCTTTTCATCATAAACTGGGTAGTTTATTGTAATCTTGTCCCCTACTTTCAGGTTTGTATATTCCTTATAATTAAGATTCTGAGCCACTATCACCAGCTGCTTTTCTTTCATTTTCTTAACATCAATGTTTCCTTCTATTAAGCCTGACTTTAATTTCTCGAGTTCTTCAGCATTATACCCAAGGGTGGTTGTCTCAAAAAAGTATTGCTTTTGATCAAATAGCTCCTTCAAATATGGATTTTTACTGCTATTTGCCTCCACATACTTCATGCCTTTACTAGTAATGCTTTCTCCAGGAACATCTACGCTTGAAAACAACCTTCTTTCTGTTGAAATTTTTTCTACCCCTTTAATGCTGGAAAGCTTGTCTATATCTTTTTCAGTTAGCCCATAATCCTTTGAACTGCCAGAGGAAAGTAAAACAAAGTCCCCTGGGAAGCTCTTTTTAAAGCTTGCTATTGGGTCTGCAGAGCCAATCAAGTAGTTTGCACAGCTTAGCATAATTATAGTTATAGATAAGGAAATTACTGTAGTTATAAATTTTTTCTTATTTCGATTTATATTTAAGTAAGCCATGTTAGCTGGAAATTTAAAGCTTTTTCTAAGCTTTCCCTTGCCTTCAAGGGAGCTTTTAATTTTTCTTCCTTTTAAATTCAGATTATTATTAGAGCTTATTGCTTCCATAGGAGATATTCTTGATGCCTTTACTGCTGGAAAGTACACTCCCATAATGATTGATAAAAACCCAACTGCAAGGGCAGCAGCTGCACCTCCTCTAGGTATATCTAGAAATCCACTTAAGTCTCCGTAGCCTGAAGAAATCATTATAACAGCTTTAACTGCCAAGCTGCCTAAAACTATTCCTAATGGAATAAAAATTACCCCAAGAGTTATGCCTTCACCTAACACAATTGCTTTAATCCTAAGAGGTGAAGCTCCAATAGCCCTCAGCATTCCAAATTCTTTCGTTCTTTCTGATATGGATATATTGAAGACATTAAAAATAATAATACTAGCTACAACCCCAATAACAATAAACAAAACCTTAAAAATCAGGCTGAGGCTTTTTAAAGACTGCAGGGTAGAGGTTTTAGTAATGTTTTCACTAAAGAATATCTTAGAATAACTGCTGGTTAGTGCAAGCTGTATGGAAGCATCTGCCACAGAAATTTTAGGCTTCACCATTATATAGCCGCTATACTCAAGATTTTGGTTCTTTAAATTGTCTTGAAGAAACTCTTTAGTTATATAAGCTTTTGCTGTATTTTTACTTCCCAGCTGATTAGCTGTATGCTGAAAGGTTCCAACTAATACAAAATCGCTTTCTGCTTCTTCTGGAAGCTGTTTTCCATCTAGTGTTCTGTATTCTATGCTGTGCGAAAGCTTAATTGTATCGCCAATTTTATATTTCTCTGAAAATCCATCCAATACCCACTGCTCTAGGGCAATTTCATTGCCTTTGCTTGGATACCTTCCATCAATTAATTTAAAGTTTAAAAGCTCTGTAATGTTTTCATCATAGGCCTTAATATCTACGGTAACCTTAGAATCAGGAATTTTATGAGTACCTATTGATGCAGCTATTGATATTTTCTCCACCAATGGATCCTTTTCTAGCTCTTTAAAGGTCTTATAATCTCTTGTAAAAAAGGAAATGTCATATAAACCGCCGGAATCCTCAAGCATCCTTTCATAAGCTGTTTTTGTCACAGATTCCTGTATTATACTTAAAGAGACTATTAATGCTACAGAAAGCAAAATACCTATTCCCATGAAGGCTATGCGCTTTTTGTTTTTTATAATATATCGTGGAATTATCCCCCAAAAGCTTCTCATCATACCACCCTCTTATCGTCCACAATGATTCCATCTGCTATAGTTATGACCCTATCAGCACGAGCTGCAATATTTGGATCATGAGTTATCATAACTAACGTTTGATTATATTTTTTTATGGACATGGTAAGAAGGTCTAAAACCTCATTGCTGTTTTTGCTGTCTAAGTTTCCTGTAGGTTCATCTGCAAATATTATTGAGGGTTTATTGGCAAGGGCTCTTGCAATGGAAGTCCTTTGCTGCTGTCCCCCGGATATCTCCCCAGGCAAATGGGCTTTTCTATTTTTAATATCTAGGGTTCCCATAATTTCATTTATGTAAGCCTCGTCTACTTTTATGCCGTCCATTAAAAGAGGCAGTTTAATATTTTCTTCAACTGATAATATAGGAATCAAATTAAAAAACTGAAATATAAAGCCTATATTCCTTCTTCTAAATCTTGATAGATCTCTTTCCCCCATAGAGTAAATGTCCGTATCGTTTATAAAGACTTGTCCGGAAGATGGCCTATCAAGTCCTGCCAAAAGATGAAGCAATGTACTTTTCCCAGAGCCGCTAGGACCAACTATTGCTGTAAACTCCCCTTTTTCAATTGAAATATCTGTAGGCTTAAGAGCCTTAACCTCCGTTTCCTTAAAACCATAAGTCTTTGCCAAACGGTTAGTTCTTAATAAATTCATAAATCCCCACATCCCTCTTTCACCCTAAATTACGATTCAAAAAAGTTTATATATATCATACCATATTTTTGTAGCTAATACACTAATATACTTACAACTACTTAACATACAATGTATTTTTATGCATTGATATAGACATTCTCAAAATAGGTTAATATAATATAAATTGCGTTATTAATCATACAAAGAAAGGCGGCCTGAATATGCAGCATTTAGTTTTAGAAGAAATCAAGAAAAACATTGAAGACATTTTTTATTCATATGTTAAAGTTAAAAGCGATACAAATACTATGCTTGAACGAGATATAGAGCCTTTTCTAATGGATTTTTTCAGCAGTATTGACTATTTTAAAAATCATCCAGAGCATTATGGTACTTATAAAATTGAAAATGATGCCCTTGACCGTTCTGTATGCTGGGGTTTAGTGAAAGGAAATGGTGACGACACTGTAGTTTTAATTCATCATAACGATGTTGTCCCGATTGAAGACTTTGGAACACTAAAACCTTTTGCTTACTCTCCTTCTGAACTTGAAGAGGAGCTAATGAAAATAAAGGATGCACTTCTGCCAGATGCAAAAGCTGATCTAGAGAGCGGAGATTTTATCTTTGGCAGAGGAGCTGCTGATATGAAAGCCGGTGGGTCCATACAGCTTGCTCTTTTAAAAAGATATGCCCAGTTTACCAGCCTTCAAGGCAATATTTTACTAATTTCTGTGCCAGATGAAGAAAATCTCTCAGCAGGAATGATGAGTGCCGTTTCATTGCTTAAAGGCCTAAAGGAAAAATATAGCCTTAATTATTTAATGATGATTAATTCAGAACCTCACGAGAGGATGAACAAAGATATTGGAGTGCTTTCAGAGGGTTCTGTTGGAAAGATGCTTCCCTTTTTCTACGTAAAGGGCTTTTTAACACACGTTGGAAAGATATTTCAAGGAATCAACCCTGTAAGTATACTTTCAGAAATAGTGAACAAGACAGAGCTAAACTTAGAGCTTTCAGACTTTATTGGAGACGAAGCATCACCTCCACCAACCTGGCTTTATTTTAAGGAAAGAAAATTTCAGTACGATGTTTCTCTGCCGCCTAGTGCAGCAGGCTGCCTAAGCATTCTTACCCTAAACAGAGAGCCTGCTTCAATGCTTGAGTCTCTTCGTGAAATTAGCTTGCAGGCTTTTTCAGAGCTTATAGAAAGCATGAATGCGAAATATAAAATCTTCAGAGAAAAGATGAACAAACCCTTTGAGCCTCTTCCTTGGCAGGCTAAGGTTGTAACCTTCAAGGAGCTTTACGATGAAGCTTATGAAGCCTATGGTGATACCTTTAAGCAAAGATACTACGAAGTTTTAATAGATATAGAAAACAAGATTCAAGCTGGAGAACTTTCTATGATTGAGAGCAATTTCTACCTTGTAGAAGCTGTTTATGAATATATCAATGATTTATCTCCAAGAGTTGTTATAGGTCTTGCTCCACCCTATTATCCTAATGTTGCAAACATGTATCTTGATAATATAAGCGAGAAAGCAAAAAACTTATCAAAAGAAATTATGGACTACACCTTAAACAACTTTAACCAGCAGTACTCAAGAGAATATTTTTTCACAGGTATTTCTGACTTAAGCTATACCTCAGTTAAAAACTCAAAGGTTATACATCAAACTCTAGAAGGAAGCATGCCTCTCTTTGGAACTCTTTACAACATTCCTATTGAGGACATAGAAGCTATGTCCATGCCCTGCATAAATATAGGTCCTTGGGGCAAGGAGTATCATAAGCTTACAGAAAGAGTTTACAAGGAGGACTTGTTCCATAGAACTCCCGAGATTCTTCACTATGCTATTTCCAGATTGTTGGAGTGGGATAAGTAAAATGTAACTCTGCAGAAAGCTCTCTTAAAGCTCAAGCAAGAGCAATCAAAAAGGTGCAGCCAAACTATAATGACTGCACCTACCATAATTATTTATTTTCTGTTTTCATAGCTCTCATAGAATTTAATACAGCTAGAAGTGTAACTCCAACATCGCCAAATACTGCTTCCCACATAGTGCCTAAGCCCATTGCTACAAGCACTAATAAAATAGCTTTAATGCCTAAAGCAAATATAATATTTTGCATTACTATTGTTCTTGTCTTCTTTGCTATTTTTATAGCTGCAGCAATCTTTGAAGGCTCATCGGTCATAATTACTACGTCAGCAGCTTCAATTGCAGCATCTGAGCCAACTCCACCCATTGCAATTCCAATATCAGCTCTTGCTAGAACCGGAGCATCGTTTATTCCGTCACCTACAAATACGAGCTTGCCCTTTGATGATTTTTCTCTATCTAGAAGTTCTACCTTTTCAACCTTTTGGTCTGGCAGAAGCTCGGTATGAACCTCATCAAGTCCTAACTCTGCAGCGACCTTAGTTCCAACTGTTTTGTTATCCCCTGTGAGCATAACTGTTTTCTTCACACCTATAGCTTTCAAAGACTTAATTGCCTTTACAGAATCCTCTTTAATTTCATCAGATATTACAATAAAGCCTGCATATTCTTTATCTATAGCCACATGAACTACAGTACCGATTGTTTCAACATTAGCGTAGGCTATATTTTCCTTAACCATTAGCTTATAGTTACCTGCTAAAACCTCTCTGCCTTCAACTTTAACTTTTACACCATGACCTGATATTTCTTCATAATTTTCAATAGCATCCTTAACTATTTCCTTGCCATAAGCATTTAAAATCGAAGAAGCTATAGGATGGTTAGAATAGCTTTCAGCATAAGCTGCATAAGTTATAAGCTCATCTTCAGTAATATTATTTTGTGGCTTTACTTCTGTTACCTTAAATACACCCTTTGTAAGTGTACCTGTTTTATCAAATACTACAACTTCTACATCATTTAACGCCTCAAGGTAGTTGCCGCCCTTAATTAGTATTCCATTCTTTGAAGCACCGCCTATACCTCCAAAGAAACCAAGAGGTATAGATACAACTAAAGCACAAGGACAAGATACAACCAAGAATGCCAAAGCTCTATAAAGCCAGTCAGAGAAGGTTGCTCCCTGTATAACAAGTGGTGGTATTACAGCCAAGGCTAGTGCTGAAAAAACAACAAAAGGTGTGTAATACTTTGCAAACTTTGTTATAAATTTTTCTGTAGGAGCTTTCTTACTGCTTGCATTTTGCACTAATTCTAGTATTTTTGCAACAGTTGAATCTCCAAACTCCTTCTCTACCTCAATAGTTAGAAGACCATTCTTATTGATAACTCCACCCATAACACTGTCTCCAGTTGCTATTTCCCTAGGAACAGACTCTCCAGTTAAAGCAGAGGTATCTACCATGGAGCTTCCTTCTATTACTTTGCCATCCAGCGGAACCTTCTCTCCTGGCTTTACAACAATAATATCTCCAATTTTTACTTCTTCAGGATCAACCTTTCTAAGCTCATCTCCTATTTTAACATTAGCGAAATCAGGTCTTATATCCATAAGCGCTGTAATTGACTTTCTTGAACGGCTAACAGCTATGCCTTGGAATATTTCTCCCACCTGGTAGAAAAGCATAACTGCTACACCTTCAGGATATTCACCGATAGCAAAAGCACCAATGGTTGCAATAGACATTAGGAAATTTTCATCAAAAACCTGACCTCTAGCTATATTCTTTAATGCTCTTAGAACAACTTCACCACCTACAAGCACATAGCTTATAAGATAAAGAAGAAGCTCTATTGTATTAGAAAAGGTAATTATGGATGCAACTGCAAAGATTGCTGCGCCTATGCCTAGTTTAACTAATTCTTTTTTGTTGCTTTCGCCATGTTCATGATTATGCTCATGGTCATGGCCATGCGCCTCTGAATGATGATGTTTTTCCGCCTTAGAAGCTTTATTTTTTTCAATAGCTTCCTTAACCTTCATTCCAGGCTCTATTCTGCCTACAATTTCCTTTACTCTTCCAACAATATTGTTTACTTGAGCTGAGTCGTCTATTTCTAATAATATTCTAAGGGACATAAAATCTACTACTACTGACCTTACGCCTGTAAGGTTGCTGCTCTCTCTTTCTATCTTAGCAGCACAGCTTGCTCAGCCAGCGCCGCCATCAAGCACTAATACTTTTTTTATAACATTCTCATTTCCCGTATTTTTCATAGCTTTACTGCCAGCACTTGTTTGTGCTAGCTTTATATTTCCTTTTACTATTTTCTTATTTTCTATTTCCATTAACTTCTCCCCCTTATTCCTAAATTCATATAAAATAATCAATTGATGCTGTAACAACCTTTGTCTATTTTTTCTCTTCTATATGGATTAGGCCTTGATCAAAAATGCTCTTAACATGATCGTCATCTAGTGAATAGTAAACCACCTTGCCATCTTTTCGGTTTCTTACAATTCTAGCCTGCTTAAGTACTCTTAGTTGATGAGATATAGCAGATTGAGTCATTCCAAGCAGTGCCGCTATATCGCAAACACACATTTCAGCTTGAAATAGAGCACATAATATTTTGATTCTTGTGGAATCTCCAAGTACTTTAAATAGGTCAGCTAAGTCATATAATATTTCTTCTTCCGGTATACATTGTTTAACCTTATTAACTACATCCTCGTGTATGGCAGAACAATTACAACTTTCAATATTTGTTCTTTCTTCCATAGTATCATTCCTTTTCATATTGACAATTGAACATATGCACCATTGTTCATATATTCATTATACGTCTAGGCTTATTATTGTGTCAATAAAATAGAAAAATATTTTATTTAGTAGGTTTTCTAGAAATTAATTTTTATGTGATAAATAAGACGACACTATAGATCTGATATTTATTTGAGGAGTTTGGTAAAATTTAAGGTAAGCTATGCCGTAGCCATTTCTCTGTTAAGACCACATAAATAAAGCGCCAATATCTCTATTGACGCTTTAAAAGATTAATATTTATTTAACTGTCTAGCTATACAATGACTTTTCTCTCTACTCACAAGGTCATCCAAAAGCGGAAAGGCAGTTGATTTGATTTATCAGCGTATTAACCCTTGTGTACCCTGCCTCTTAAAGTTGCCAATATCTACAGTATTTTTAATGTTCATGAGAATGATGTATATCCGGAGTATGCTCATGTGTATGAACCAATTCTTCATGTGCGTGAGGGTGGGAATGCTCCCCTTTAGCTGCATAAGGATGTTTATGATTATGATGTCCGTCTGAGTGATTATGCCTATGCTCATGTTCCATATATTTATGAACGTGGTTGTGCGAGTGCTTTTCTACTACTACAAAATAAGTACCAATTATCATGACAATAGCTGCTAGCACAAAAGATACAGTAACAGGTTCAGAGAGAGCAATAAATGATATTCCTACACCTATAAAAGGTGCAACTGCATAGTAAGTGCTGGTCCTTGCAGCTCCTAATTCTCTTTGGGCTGTTACATAAAAGAATATACTAAGTCCATATGCAAAGAAACCGAGTAATAAAGCAAGTAGAATATATGTGATATTCCATAATACTTCCCTTGCAAAAACTGCAATAATTAGTGCTCCTATTCCAGAACCAAAACCTTTTATGATAACAACCTGCAGCGGATCCTTAAGCGAAAGCTTTCTTGTACAGTTGTTTTCAAGACCCCAGGATATACATGCCATAAGAACGAGTATAGCTCCAAGTGAAAATGAAAAATTCCCGAAGTCCTCAACAGATAATATTATGCTTGATATAGTTATAAGCGCTATAGAAATCCACAAACGCTTTCCTATAGCTTCTTTAAATGCTACAAAAGCTATTAGAGAAGTTGCAACAATTTCAAAGTTACTTAATAAAGCTGCAGTAGAGGAAGTGGTCCTAGTTAATCCAAGCAGCAAGAATATAGGAGCAGCTATATCAAGCAGCACCATTAAAACAACATAGGTAAGTTCTTGTTTTTCCAGCTTTGCTTCATGTCGTTCTACATCAACCAATCTCCTTAAAATATCTATTGCAAGCATCCCAAGCCCTGCACCAAGATATAAAAGTGATGATAAAAATAAGGGTGGTATTTCTTTTAGCATCAGCTTTGAAAAAGGTGCACTCATACCAAATAATGCTGCTGCCAGTATTGCCTGCCCAATAGCAACATACTTTTTATAATTTTGTTTCATGTCTTTACCTCTTTATTATTTAATAAACTATTTATTGTGAAAGTGATTGTGCTTGTGCACTATCATGTTCCTTCATAAGCTATTGAATAGTGTTGTTGTTCCATTGATTCTTTTTGTGTAATAAAGTTCTCCTTCTAAGTTAGCAGCTCTATCTGCATTTATAGTGTTTTTAAAGTATGTAATTAACTTAAATGCTATAATCATAAACACAATTAGTCCAACTAAAGATAATAGCTTTTTTTTCATACTTTTACCCCCATAAATTTTTGTTTAAGAAATATTTTATTCCGATAGCTCCTTTAGTCTTTGCAGCATGTAATCCAATTCGAATGAATAACCTACCCTTCTACAGCTGCTATCCAGAATTCTGTAATGATTTGATATTATATTTTGCTGAATTGTATAGCCGTTTTTAGTCTGAATATCCTTCCACCAGGTTTTTCCTCCAAGTGTTGGAATATATTTCTTCTCATCATTCGTAAAAGATAAGGAGCGAATAATATCTTCAGTATCGCCGCCAAAGGTTAATTCCAATATCTCACTACCCTTGAAAAAGACACATGCTGCAACAGCGACTGCCCAACCTAAACTGCTTCTTTTTGGTGCCTTAATGTTTTCTTCCAGGAACATACCATTTAAATCCTGCAAACTGTTTTCCTAGTATTTTGTTTAAGTCATACTGAAGCTTTAAAGATGTTCCACAATATAAAACTATCAGCTTCCCACTTCTATAAAAGTGAGGATTATCGCCCCAGCTAAGATATGTTACAAGGTAAACAGCTTCACCATTTTTAGTATTACGCTCCACATTGGAAGATGCATTTATTTTAAACCCATCCTTCGAAACCCGGTTTGCCTCATTTATAGCTTCTTCCTCACTACTAAATTCAAATACTGACAGCTCCATATTTGAACTCTTAATCATTTTTTGATTACCAGAAAACCAGCTTACCTTATCTTTCGGTACATCCTCTATGCTTTCTAGGATGTAATTTCTAGACTTTAGCTCTTTAACAAATTCATCTGTATTTTGCAAATCCTTACCTTTATGAAATAAAAAATCAAGCCAGGCTACTGTTCCTAACAAAATTATAGCAATCCATAAAACTGAACGTTTATTTAATTTTCCCACTATAATCCCCCAATTGAGTACCATTTTTTCTCTTTATTTTCTTGATATATTTCTAAGCAAATCATATCTTATACTGCTTTATATATTTTCTTATAGCATGTGCCTGGAACTCCTCCTGCATTATTTCTGCAGCTTCATTAATAGGAACCCAAACAAGTTCATGATCTTCTTCGATTTTCAAATTGTTCCTATCTAACAATTTCCCTATGTAAAAATGCCCCACTAGTTTTAGGTACTCATTATGTTTTATAGATTTAGTATAATTGGATAACTTCCCAATATATTTAGCTATCTCTATATCGTATCCTAGTTCCTCTGAGCATTCTCTTTTTAAGCATTCTTCATAGGTTTCATCATTTTCAACTCCACCACCAGGCAGAAAAAAATTGTTATCTCTTTTTACCAAAGCAATTTTATCTTCTAAGTCTAGAATCAGTGCATATGCCCCTATTCTCTCTCAATAATTAATACCTTCAATTCTAATGCCGCATTCTATTTCTTCTATAAACATAGTTTTCTTCCTTTCAACATCTTCGTTAATCAAGTTATCTCCAAATTTTAAAGTCAATCCGCCAAGTTAATTAATCAAAATGATATCTATACAGTTATGTACCAATATATACCATATTTATTATCACTTCAGCGCAACAAGAACTCCACGGCTTCAACTGTATCCTTAATGTATAACGTTGCTCCAAGTTTCATCTCTACACCTCTTGCTTTTTTAATAAAACCTTTACGGAATCAAGCACCTTTATGGCCACTTGGATTAACAAGCTATTTTAAAATATAAAAAGAAGAATATTTTTCATCAACTATTTCTTTTCTCGTTACTACAATATAACTGTTGATACCGATTGAATCTTAAATCAATTTCTACCCTCGCGAAAAATACATAGTTACCAAAACTCTAATAAGTGCAATAGCTCCTCCAATTATATTAAACTTGTCTGAATTAACACTATTATATAGCAAATGGATAATTCTTACTATAAGAGATATACATAACTTTCACCGTTCTTCATCAATTTAGCAAAAAATAAAAATAGCATTGGTTATATTTCAATGCTATTTTTATTTTACTATTGTAATATTTTCTTCTCTGATAACGCTCTTTGCCGTTCCGTCTCCAAATAGAGGCAAAGTTCCTTATAGTCCTTTAGCCAATGTATCTTAGCCAGTTCTCTCAAATCCATAACTATACCCGTATCCTTCTGTTTAATGAAATTCATTTGGCAAAACAAAGTCTGTTAAAATGCTTCGTAATCCACAGCCTATCCCCCCATGCTGCTAAAAGCAAAAACTATTTCTTTATCTTTAAATATAAAAATACTCTACAAAACCTTGCATTTTATAGAGTATTTATAATCCTTTGTTTTGTTCAATGGCTGGGGTGGCAGGATTCGAACCTACGAATGCCAGAGTCAGAGTATGGAGCCTTACCACTTGGCAACACCCCAATTAAATTGGTGACTCCTAGGGGAATCGAACCCCTGTTACCACCTTGAGAGGGTGGTGTCTTGACCGCTTGACCAAGGAGCCCTTAATAATTTAGTAGCTTTTACCTTTTTATATTAGCAAATATTTTTGCAGTCGTCTAATTGTGTTTTTAAATCATTACGAGATTACTTATTTAAAATATTAATAATTCTAATTACAAAAGGTTAAATATTATCACTCTCATAAACTAGTGTATCATACAAAAAACTGCAAATTATATATTGAACATAAGCCTAATTGTTCCGAGAG
The genomic region above belongs to Clostridium swellfunianum and contains:
- a CDS encoding transcriptional regulator, with translation MFLEENIKAPKRSSLGWAVAVAACVFFKGSEILELTFGGDTEDIIRSLSFTNDEKKYIPTLGGKTWWKDIQTKNGYTIQQNIISNHYRILDSSCRRVGYSFELDYMLQRLKELSE
- a CDS encoding NUDIX domain-containing protein, whose protein sequence is MGAYALILDLEDKIALVKRDNNFFLPGGGVENDETYEECLKRECSEELGYDIEIAKYIGKLSNYTKSIKHNEYLKLVGHFYIGKLLDRNNLKIEEDHELVWVPINEAAEIMQEEFQAHAIRKYIKQYKI